A region of Leclercia adecarboxylata DNA encodes the following proteins:
- a CDS encoding fimbrial protein produces MSNQRKITFLVAATLAVFSCVRNAQAVHMYDSGTVNNTYLFIENNVDNEYFITPSATDPRFTGANVWTKYKTNQDSLGYMGYAGWARNNSYIDMWIEDSPINMPFNGIRCRIANGQKCPSTGYVAAAASDNNGFYHTRSGTSTYDGSYAFASLSPTAYEYFKNQSAGNKDNFILNFCFNDKDYDYGAGERCNTLSTGYWYKLKFNVTKIGHLKLRSTGALAEVWTASDGTPSVTIGTDTCQTGVVAGKNGLICKMVSYSLEETTRLNALNFKLIVDKTKLGFTPAYNEIKYSGDAVKWTNYNTSTDYYNVFNTSGDYVYLFFQDTFFKKLVNAGKSITANDDIFTFNFQNAAVPESGYYQFTTSTTLNIIPKEYGISIISSDQMANPKRTGKIGSEQPIAFDYQITTSAPRQADSITVQVVGNSAKVNGRPYCVFTSADNTLKVPIPAYISFTTTEGATVTKRNSCSEAPVDITKASWVQTAWNANIDDSFYYKTNLKLLFPMDDGRSHFTVSGQEWMGTVSASGEIKATATWVGVGR; encoded by the coding sequence ATGTCTAATCAGCGCAAAATCACCTTTCTGGTTGCGGCAACCCTGGCTGTTTTTTCGTGCGTGCGTAATGCCCAGGCCGTGCATATGTATGATAGCGGGACGGTGAACAATACATACTTATTCATAGAGAATAATGTTGATAATGAATACTTCATTACCCCGTCCGCAACTGACCCGCGTTTTACCGGAGCGAACGTCTGGACAAAGTATAAAACTAATCAGGATAGTCTTGGCTATATGGGTTATGCAGGCTGGGCGAGAAATAATAGTTATATTGATATGTGGATTGAAGATTCCCCTATCAATATGCCTTTTAACGGGATTCGCTGCAGGATAGCCAATGGACAAAAATGCCCTTCAACAGGCTATGTTGCGGCAGCAGCCTCAGATAATAATGGCTTCTACCATACTCGCTCCGGCACCAGCACTTATGATGGCTCGTATGCCTTTGCATCCCTGAGCCCGACGGCATATGAATATTTTAAAAATCAGTCTGCGGGTAATAAGGACAATTTCATCCTTAATTTCTGCTTCAACGATAAAGATTATGATTATGGTGCGGGTGAGCGGTGTAATACGCTGAGCACGGGCTACTGGTATAAGCTGAAGTTCAATGTTACAAAAATTGGCCACCTTAAGCTCCGTAGCACGGGTGCGCTTGCCGAAGTCTGGACCGCCAGTGACGGTACGCCCAGCGTGACCATAGGAACGGATACCTGCCAGACCGGCGTCGTGGCGGGTAAAAATGGCTTAATCTGTAAAATGGTGTCCTATTCCTTAGAGGAAACCACCAGGCTGAATGCGCTCAATTTTAAACTGATTGTCGATAAAACAAAATTAGGTTTCACTCCTGCTTATAATGAGATTAAGTACAGCGGTGACGCTGTAAAATGGACAAACTATAATACATCGACAGACTACTACAATGTATTTAATACCAGCGGCGACTATGTTTACTTATTTTTCCAGGATACATTCTTTAAGAAACTGGTCAATGCCGGGAAAAGTATTACTGCAAATGATGATATTTTCACCTTTAACTTTCAGAACGCTGCCGTACCTGAATCTGGCTATTATCAATTTACAACTTCAACAACCTTAAATATCATCCCTAAAGAGTATGGTATTAGTATCATCTCCTCCGATCAGATGGCGAACCCTAAGCGAACCGGGAAGATAGGCAGCGAGCAACCGATAGCGTTTGATTATCAAATTACTACCTCCGCCCCGCGCCAGGCAGACAGTATTACCGTGCAGGTGGTGGGTAACAGTGCGAAAGTAAATGGTAGACCCTACTGCGTCTTTACCTCGGCAGATAACACTTTGAAGGTGCCAATACCTGCCTATATTTCTTTTACTACCACTGAAGGGGCGACTGTCACAAAGAGAAACAGTTGCTCAGAAGCGCCGGTGGATATTACGAAAGCCAGTTGGGTGCAAACCGCGTGGAACGCCAATATTGATGATTCGTTTTATTATAAAACGAACCTCAAACTTCTGTTTCCTATGGACGACGGACGATCCCACTTTACCGTCTCCGGTCAGGAGTGGATGGGAACGGTCAGCGCCAGTGGGGAAATAAAAGCGAC